The Gemmatimonadota bacterium genome has a segment encoding these proteins:
- a CDS encoding EAL domain-containing protein, with amino-acid sequence MRLPGERGGLETPDTFAAEAERARLEPAIDQWVIRRTVTLMSQWRRGNPGRELPLCSLPLSMASLADDALLPMLRGCLLDHSMPADALLRGQRGRRLWPSARRCA; translated from the coding sequence TTGCGCCTCCCAGGTGAGCGTGGTGGCCTCGAGACGCCCGACACCTTCGCGGCCGAGGCGGAGCGTGCCCGACTGGAGCCCGCCATCGATCAATGGGTCATCCGCCGTACCGTCACCCTGATGAGCCAGTGGCGACGCGGCAACCCGGGTCGCGAGCTTCCCCTCTGTTCGCTGCCGCTCTCGATGGCTTCGCTGGCCGACGACGCGCTGCTCCCGATGCTGCGAGGCTGCTTGCTGGACCACAGCATGCCCGCGGACGCTCTGCTTCGAGGTCAGCGAGGCCGCCGCCTATGGCCCTCAGCGAGACGGTGCGCCTGA